The Zalophus californianus isolate mZalCal1 chromosome X, mZalCal1.pri.v2, whole genome shotgun sequence genomic interval ttagcaTGAATGGgtcttgaattttgtcaaatgtctgTTCTCTGTCTATCGGGATGATCAACTACATGGTTCCCGTCCTCACTCTATGATGATGGTGTTTACCTTAATTGCATCTTGAACGCTAAAGCAATATTGCAACCCTGGGGTAAGTCTCACTTGGTTAGTTGCATACTCCCTTGTGAATGGTGTTGGATCTGGTGTGCCGTTTTGGTGAGGGTTTACGGGTGGACAGTCGTAATAGATATTGGTTTATAGATGTCTTGTGTTGTCCTGTGTGGCTTCGGTAGCAGGGTAATATTGTCCTCATAGGCTGAGTAAGGAAGTCTTCCCTCCTCCTGTCTACTCTGGAAGAGTCTATGAAGGACGGCTACTGTCTCTTCCCACAGTTTACCAGAATTCACCAATGAGGCCCTTCCtctgtgggaaggtttttaattCCCAAATTCAATGTCTTTACTTGCGATAGGTCCATTCAGAGTTTTCTCTTTGAGCATATTCCATTttgcccctcttctctccctgtgaTTTCTTGCCTCCTGGTGGCTCTGCCTCCGGGTCTCTGGTCTGGAACCTGGCGTGCGGAACATCTCTAGACCTCACTGGATTCTGGCTCCCAGTCCGGAACTTGGGACCGTATGCTGTGTCAGATGGGACCCCCAGATATGCTCGCGCGCTCCATACGTAGGCAAGGGGACCATGCCTTCGAGGGGGGGGGGACGGGGTGGCACCAATGAGTCCCTCGGGGACACCCACCCAGCCATTCTCCATGGGCCCCCAGGTAGGCCGTAAGTCTGTGGTGAGGAGCGCCCTCAGCAAGCCCCCGGTCTGCACTGCCCTGCCCGGGTCCTGCCCGCTCCTCTCGTCTCCCGGCGAGGCAGCCGCACAGGGGATCCGTGACGGCTCCCTGCCACACGTCTGGGTGTCCCAGCTCTCCCTGATTGAAGGCTCAAGTCCCGAGGCCCGGGACCGTCTCGCCATTACTCCAAACTGCCCCGCCCCGGCAGCCAGCCTAGCACGGAGTCGGGGAGGCAAGGGAGACAAGGAAACCTTCACGAGTGGCTCTGCATTTGATGCTGGTTGGCGTGGCTGCAGAGGTGAGGCCACCTCCTTCCCGTCTCTGTGACTCTGCCAGGTGGGGAAGACTGGCCCTGCCCCAGGGCATTCTGCAGAGGATTCAACGAGGTAGCTCCTAAGACTTGGTGCTTCCAGCTGGGAAACGTCCACCAAAGTCACCGGTTCTCCGCACTTCACCCACAGCCTTTGTGGAGGTTACAGGTGGTGAGCTGGTTGAGATGCCCGCTCTGAATGCAGCCCGCCTAGGTCTGTGTGCCATGCCCCGCTCCGGTGCCCACGTGCGCGACACTCagcaagtcacctaacctctctgtgctccgCTTCCCCACCTACCCATTGAGACTGAGGTCTTGCTCCACGAAGGGTCTCTGGGAGCGGATTCCATAAGctgatatttgcaaatatgcAGCATAGGGTCTGACAGCTAGTACACAATCAAGAGACTGAAATGCCATGTTACTCCTGCTCCCCACACCCCGAATGACCAGTCTGAATTGAGGCCTCAgagtttcaagaaagaaaagtcctgctttagggcgcctgggtggctcggtccgttaagcgtctgccttcggctcaggtcatgatctcggggtcctgggttcaagccccacgttgggctccctgcttggcggggagtctgcttctccctctccctctgcccctccccctgcccatgttctttctctctcaaataaataaataaataaataatctaaaacgaaaaaagaaaagtcctgcTTTATTGACCTTCTCCTTCAAGTGGGAGACAAGCCTGGCAGGGTCAGGTGAGCTCCTAAGCTCTCAGATGAGATCACAAGTTGAGAACATAATAAACATACCTGTGCTCAAGCCACTTCCCTCTGCGGGAGACTCGTACATCTTGGCAGCAACACAGCCCTGGGGACTACCTAAAAATAGAGCCTGACAGAAAGCAGAATTTATTGTCAGTTTAGAGGAATCGCATGGGCATTTCGTGGGTACACAGCATTGGatcctgtgtttgtgtgtggggaggggggaaggcgccaggtgggggtggggtgaccGATTCATTCAATGAATCCTGAAATGAAAAGGCACGTGCCTAAATCCCAAAACGACTCTCCAATTATTCAACGATGCTCTGGTGGTCCCGCAGGAAGCATGCAACTGCCGTTCCCATGCACCAACCCAGGGCCACCAGGCAACGAACGAGGAATGGCCCCTGAAGATCCTGAGGCCAGGGGAACCGGCACCATCCCGCGGGAGCTCCTACCGTGTGCAGCGGACTCTGCTTCCAACTCTCTGTGGGCAGGAAGACTCTCCTCCCCTTGGCTCCTGGATCATGTGAAGGCCGGTCCTGCTGCAGGGCCGCAGACGGTGACGTGATGCTGCTCCCTGGTGCCCTCCCCGTCCCCTGCCCCAAACCCGCACAGTTTACAGCTCCGCCTGATAAACCGTGATCTGCTGCTCTAGGATTTAAATGTCGTCATCTCAGACCTAACAAAGAACAAAGCGACAGGGATCAAGAAACCAGAACTCAAAAGCTATTTTCCTTTCATACGCAGATTTATTTGGTACGCATGACGAGGCAACCCATCAGAAATTCCGCCAAGGGGAGTACCATCACGAAGCAGGGAAACGTTGACCTACATTTAGCTCAGCGTATTCATAATGGCTTACACAGAGAACACCGTGGTGAACCCCCACGTTCCAGTTCCACGTCCCTTTCCGTCAGATGCTCGATTTAGCGTCAGATTCTCGGAAGTGGGGCTCAGTTGAGCGCACGGGCATCCCAGCAGACCTAGTGCTGCTTCTGGGAGGCGGTCAGTGACACGGCACGAAAGCACATGGCCATCACCAGGGCATTCATGCTACAGAGAAACCCTATATCTTACTGACGAcaaggcagggaggagagacagacatCCGGGGTGGGAAAGTGACAACATGCATCATGGGAGCCGAAACACGGAAGTTAAGGACCTCTGGTACGCAGTGAACCACAGAAAGCCCCACGgtgacccagaaattccaggCAGGAAAGGGACTGGCTCCACGCTCACACGGACCGAGTGTCCAGTCCTCACGCTGCTTTTGctccttctctgacttctctgACCGCTTACTGTTCGGTCCCCAAAAGGAACCCACGCTCAGGATCTGGCCACACCAGCCTCCACGTCTGAATCCGTTCAGATCTCTGTCACGTGAGGAcaagagcctcagttttctttcaaCCACTGCTTCAGGAGCCTCTGGAACATTCTTTTGCTTTCCTGCTGCATCTCCAGTTGgagcttctcctctctctcctgctgttgGAGCACCCCTTCGGGCAGAAGGCCGGACCGGCTGGTCCCCAGGCTGAGGGTCAAGCCACTGAGGCCCTGCACCAGCGTGTCCCAGGAGGAAGGATGCGGGGCCCCTTTCCTCTCTGCAGGCATCCCGGAGACGCTGGGCCTATGGCTCTGGCAGTATCGACATTCACATCGGAATCTGTTCGGATCCCTATCCCCCGAGGAAGGGATCCTGGCCTTCCTCTCGACCCGGTAAGGTGCCACGTGATCGAGGTGTCGCCGTCTCACAGGCCCCAGAAGTGTTCTCTTCCTCTGAGGGGACGCTGCCCTTTCCCACCGCCTCTCTTGGAGGGTTTTCTCATCCCTGTACCGCTGCTGGAGCAGCCCCTCTGGCAGAGGGGCAGGGCATCTGGTGCCCGGACTGGTTTTGAGGTCACCGAGGCCCATGATTAGCAGTTCTGAGAAGGACGGAGGGGAGGCTGCTGTGACTTCCCGGGAGGTCTCTTCAGAGCTCATCGGGGAAGATTCGGGAATCAGTGTTGAGTTACGTTTCTGAACTGGATCCATGGAGGCGTCGTCGCTGCTCACAGCTCCGCCTGGCCCTTGGGTCTAGACAGGATGGTGAAGATGAAGGTTCTCAAAGAGCTGGAAGGTAGCGGAGGGACGGGCACGGCCGGAAGAACCCAGACTGCAACACATGgtgataaaagaagaaagaaaacccgTTACTGTTCCTCTGACTTCAGCTTTCCGTGCCTCTGTCTCCTATCTGTGAGATGGGGACGACAGTGAGCCCTAGTCACGAGGACTGTTCTGTGCTCTCAGTGAGATAATACAGTTCCAAGAGCTCAGAACACTGATGGCATATAACCAGGGTCTCAGAAGTGAGAGCCTAATATCGTGTCCACCCACGTGACCCGCCATGCAAAACGACGTCCTGCAGTCAACCACGGTAATTCCTGCAGACGTGTTGTAACTGTTCTCAAGCATCACTTTAAGAACAATCCATGTGGGACTGGCTTGTGCCCTCCTCCTAGGTGTTCATGTACTTTCGAAAAGGAGACATTTGCTAAAATCTAAGCATTTCACCATGCTCCCCGGGAGggacacattcttttcaagtttcaCTGGCTTTCATCTACTTAAAAAGGATATTCAAGCCTATGGACATCATTTGAAAATTCCCCCGtaagaataaataagaatttacCAACgcaaaagaacagaaatcaatgatatttCTAACAAGACACATTAGAGGAACTCAAATCAAAAGTTGCTTCtttgagggccacctgggtggctcagtcggttaagcggctgcctttggctcaggtcatgatcccagagtcctgggatcaagccccacgtcgggctccctgctcagcggggagcctgcttctccctcttcctctgcctgcctctctgcctacctgtgcgctctctctcgctctctctctctctgtcaaataaataaataaaatctttaaaaaaaaagttgcttctTTGAAATGATCCATAAAATCGATACACCTCTCACAAGactgaggaaggaaaagaagaaaaacagagagaagagcagagcaaGATACATCCCACTTCATGCTTTCTAGCCATACGACAAAGCCAGGGAAATCagaacagtgtggtactggcataaaaaccgacacacagaccaatgggacagcatcgagagcccagaaatgaccGCCTGCATATACCGTCAACCAATATTCGACATAGGAATCAAGAATACGCAgcagagaaaagacagtctcttcaataaatggtgctgggagaatgGGATAGTCACACGTCAAAGAAGAAAGCCGGACTCCTGGcttatacacacaaaaatgtacTTGAAATCGATTAAAGACTGCAATGTAAGACCGGAAACCATAAAACTGCTGGAAGGCTACATAACAGAAAAGCTCCTTGACACGGGTCTTGGCCACGAATTCCTGGATATGACCCCcgaagcacaggcaacaaaataaaaaagaaacaagtggggTTACATGTAACTAAACAGCTGCTGCTGTTTCCACCAAAGAAACCACCAACGAGGTGACAAGACAACTTATAGGATGGGAAAAAATATGTGCAAACCGTGTTATCTGTCAAggggttcatatccaaaatatagaaagaactcatacaactccaTGGCAAAAGGGCTAATGATCCAATTTAAAGACGGGTAAAGGCTGTGGATAGAGAGTTTTCTAAAGGagacgtacaaatggccaacagggaCAAGAAAAGCAGCTCCAAACCACTAAACATCGGagaaatgcgaatcaaaaccacaatgaggtatcaccccacacctgttagaatggctagcatcaagaagacaagagataaaaatGCTCGCTGGGATGTGGAGAATAAAGAaatcgtggggcgcctgggtggtgcagttggttgagcgtctgactcttggtttcggctcagggtgTGGAAAAGATAatcagatttgtggttatcaGAGGTGGCGATTTAGGGAGGGAGAAAACAACTGGAGGataacttccagttataagataaataagtatcGGGGGTGTAacgtacaacatgatgactagtTAACACTGCCGTGTGGTATAAATGAAAGTTGTCTGAGAGTAAATCCCAAGAGTTCTCTTCACAATGAAaacactgttttccttttcttctttttcgaTCTATAGGAGATGGTGGATGTCAACTAAGCTTACTGCGGTAATCCTTTCATGATATATGTAAGTCCAAGTATTATGCTGTTTCCCTTCTACGCTGCCTGTGTCACTTACATCTCAAGAaaagtggagaaaaagagagagaaaagagagagagaagaaataagttACCAATAGCAGGGATGAAAGAGGAGATTTTGCTAGAGACCCAGCAAATATGAAAGAAACTAGGCGGCAATATTACGTTCAAATCAACATATATAAATGCAACAGCTAGGGAACGGATTGATTACCCGAAACCCATAAACCATCAAAACTTACCCAAGGCGAGATAACATGCACAGTTCAGTATCGTTTACAGAAACTGACTCAGTTGTTTAAAACCTCGACGAcagggcagcctgggtggctcagtcattaagcgtctgccttcagctcgggtcatgatcccagggtcctgggatcaagccccgcatcgggctccctgctcagcgggaggcctgcttctccctctcccactccccctgcttgtgttccctctctctcgctgtcaaataaataaataaataaatcttaaaaaaaaaaaaaaaaaaaaaaggcacctcgACAACAATCCCAGACGGTATCgccagtgaattctaccaaatatcgACAGGAGAAACAGACAGACGCAGATATTCTACACAATTTCCTCCAGAAAACTAAGTGGAGGAAACACTTGCAAGTGATTTAGGAGGCTAGCATTTCACTGatagtaagaaaagaaaaccactgacCAATGTTCTTTCTTAGCACAAGCACAAAattccccaccaaaataccagcaGTGGAATCCAGCAATCCATTCAGAGAAaacacaccatgatcaagtgggttAGTCCAGGAaagcaagggtggttcagtaacTGAAAACCAACTAAGGCAATCCTCAGATTTAGCATATAACTGATTAAGCAACGTCatctcattaaaaagaaaaatgaaagactcAATACTAtgcctatcaaaatcccaacggCATCTCTCAGTAACagagaaacaatcctaaaatgcaTCTGGAACAACACAAGACCCAGAACGGCCAAGGCCACCTTGAGGAAGAACACAGTTGGAGGTACCAAAGTCCTTCATTTCAAAACACAGTCCAAGGCTACAGTAAGGAGATCAGTATGGTACTGGCGGAAAGACagacacagaccaatggaacagaatagaacccagaaataaacccaaggcatgtacagtcaactgatcttgaCGAGGATGCCAATAATACCCAGCGGGGAGAGGACACTCTCTTTGACAAATGGCGCTGGGAAAACCGGATGCCCACGTGCAGAAGGATGATACTGGACCCTCTGTTACACCACACACGACAATCAACCCAAAGGGGACTGAAGATTCAATATAAGACCCGATACTGTGAAACTCCTGAAAGAAAACGTAGAGTAAAGCTgcatgacattggtcttggcaatgatctTGTGGAATCAACACCCACGGCAcaggcaagaaaagcaaaaatagacaagtgtgACTACATCAGACTTAAGAGCTTcagcacagaaaaggaaaccaccaacaaggCGCAAAGgcaatctgcaaaatgggcaaaaacatttgcaaaccacgTATCTGACAAGGAGTTGATTTTCACTACGTATAACAAACTTTCCCAACTCAACAGCAAGAACACAAACAAACCAatgtaaaaatgggcaaaggatttgaatagacatttctccaaagaagccatacaaatggccaaaaggcaTATGGAAAGTGGCTCCACatccctaatcatcagggaaaggccaGTCAACATCACAATGAGCTGTCGGGCCGCACACGTGAGGAAGCTTCTCGTCAGAGCAACTACCAAACACAGCAGATCCCAAGTGTCGCTGGGCATGTGGAACACGGGAACCCTCATGCCCTGTCGGTGGGACACAACCTGGCGCAGCCACAACGGAAAGCACtacggaggttcctcagaaaggtAAAGCTAAAACTGTCATAGGTTCTTGCTCATATCGGAGTGCCCCcctccaaaacaacaaaaactaaaaaccaaaaaacctaccatatgacccagcaatcccacccCTGGGTCTAtgtccaaaagaactgaaatcggCATCTCAAAGAGCTGTCTGCACTCCCGTATTTACTGCAGCTTTCATCCCCGGATCCAGGATAATGGAAACCACCCAACTGTCAGTCAACAGAGGAGTGGATAAAGGAAGCGTGGCACGTGTACACAATGGGACATGAGCAGCCGCACCAGAGAGAAggagatcatgccatttgcaggCCAGCTGCTGTGGATTCAAGAATGGGGACAGATGATGCCGCCTCTCACTCAGTGCCTCCCACGGGCCAGGTAATGTCAGCTCCGTGTTTCACATCTATCGTCTCCTGCAGGTCTCCCAACAAACCTCGGGGAGGCAGAGTGACTGCCCTTTCACCAGGAGGAATTTGAGGCTGAAGGAGAGAGACTGAATGGCGGGTCTGCCCTGGAATCCAGCAAGAGTGTCAACCGAATgctggggtgcagggagaggagTCTGGAGATACAGGCAGGCACCAGGACACAGAGAGCTTCCGATGCCATGTGGCAGTTACGGACTGTCACATGCTCTGttacctgccctgcccccccccccccagccccccgcacCAGAAGCAGCCCCTAGCTGTCCGAGGACAGAACGGGAGTGACCGGCATTCAGGCACAAGATGGAAGATGatgtgtatttgtgtttctccCAGGTGGGAGACCCACAGCGGGAAAGCCAGCCTTCTGGTGAGGGTCATCCGTGCGTGATGCAAAGGATGAGAAGAGAGTGGCACAGCAAGAGAGTCTCTGGGGCTGAGCGGACACGTTGGATGCTGTCTTCGTGGTCTTGGCTGTGGCTCATCAGTGTGAAGCGTGACCTGCAACCTACCCCGGGGCAGCCTCAGTGGCTGCAAAGACAGGGAACGTGCCAGGCACAATTCtgtgaaccatccttgcattacCTCATTACACCCTCAGAAACGCAACCCTCTCTGTTTGGTGATGTCATTAGGAAGAACAGTAAACCCATTTCACAGGCGAGGAGAGTGAGGCACACAGGGCCAAGTCAATTTCTCCAGAGGACATGAcagcaagtggcagaactgggttGGAAGGAAGGGTGTCTAGGATCAGAGCTTGTGTCCTTAGCCATTAGACGGCATGTCTCCCACAAAACAACAGAGAACCAGACCCCACCGATGCTCACCAGATCAGGAAGTCAGCTTTGTGCTGTGAGTAAGGAGGAGACGCCTCCGCAAACAGGTCTGGGCACAAAGGTAACTCACAATCACACAAACGAAATCAGAAGGAAGGGTGGGCGCAGGCGGGGACACACTCGGGGATCCAGTGATGCCATCAGGGACGTAGGTTCTTTCTAGCTCTGATCTGGCCTTTTCTGGAACAGATGTTCCAGGACCAACAGCCAGATACGGCAATGTCCAGGGCAGAAAGAGACTTTCGAGTCCTGTATCTTTCCTATGAACGAGGAAGTTTCCCAGAAGCCTTCCAGCAAACAGTCTCTTCCTTTCTCGCCGTAAAGCACGGGCTCACACCCCCATCCCTCAGTCAGTCAGGAGGGACTGGAACGGGACGCCACATCTGTCCCGCATGCAAGGTTTGGGAATGTAACGGCTCTGAGGAAGCCCTTCGCCCCTTACTCACCCCTGGAGACTCAGGCGGCGTTTCTACCAGCAAGCCTTCTTTGCCCTCTTTCCTTCACCCTGGACAGCGGACCTTCCGCTGGACATCCACAGCACCCTGCGTTTCCCCTAGCCCAGCCCCAACCCCACCCAGCTCTCAGAGGCGGACTATTTGTCTCACTCACTAACCAGCCCAGGAGCTGACAGAGGCCGGGCACTTTGACTTGTTCACCCATCAGGGCCTCAACCCCAGTGGACATTCACAACTATCTACCAAACGGAATAAAGGAGAATGTGAGGCCGTTTCTAAACATCTCGTTTGGTGTATCAACCCTGCAGAATCCCTGTTTTCTTGTCCCAAAGGAGAAAATGCCTGTGCGGGGAGGGTAAGTGACATCACAAAAGCTCACCTCCAGTAAGAGACAGAACTGCAGCCCAGGTGCGTCCTGACTCCAGAGGTATGCACCCTCGGTGGCAATGCCTCTCTGGATTATCTGTAAGCCCCAAAGCCTAGCCTAGAAAAGTAACCCCAAGGGAGTGAGTTCAGGCTTCTCGAGCAGGTGCCCTTTCACCAACGACGTGAACAGGGAGAGGAGTCTGAGAGGCAGATATCTGGCGTCAGGACTTTCCAGGCAAGGGGGAACACTCGGGAAGAAGTGTCTGAAGCAGAGGCTGCTGGACACAGTGCAGATCCTGTCGGGAGGTTGGAGCAACTGAGGGCGGGGCAGGGAGTGAGAGCCTCACAGAAAGCGGGGACAGCAGAGGGTGACGGGCCCTGGATCCGGCTGGGTGAGTAAGCTTCTACTCAGTCAGCTGGACCACGAAGGACACCCACGGATCACAGATGCTGAGTGACAGCCTGTATCAGGCTGTAAGGTAGGCAGAGGAGGGACACGGAGAAGACCATGCAACCATTCAGAGAAGAGGCAGGTTTGGGCAAAGCGCTGGAAGGACAGTGAGGAGGAGCGCCTCCTTGGGAGGCTGACAGCACTCACCCGGACCGGCACACCCTCCACCTGGGTGCCCATGTCCCCGTCCCAAAGGGCATTTGTGCTCTAGCCATAG includes:
- the FAM156B gene encoding protein FAM156A/FAM156B; the encoded protein is MDPVQKRNSTLIPESSPMSSEETSREVTAASPPSFSELLIMGLGDLKTSPGTRCPAPLPEGLLQQRYRDEKTLQERRWERAASPQRKRTLLGPVRRRHLDHVAPYRVERKARIPSSGDRDPNRFRCECRYCQSHRPSVSGMPAERKGAPHPSSWDTLVQGLSGLTLSLGTSRSGLLPEGVLQQQEREEKLQLEMQQESKRMFQRLLKQWLKEN